From a single Paraburkholderia edwinii genomic region:
- a CDS encoding ABC transporter permease, with protein sequence MSTTSYTERELGSRSRDYFAAHAQVLSIAAFFVGCCVFFSLGSANFLSASNALNILRQLAPILVVGIAMTFVITTGGIDLSVGSMAALSNALVAILIQHGVPWPVAVLATLLLGGAIGWLQGWISASQAIPSFIVTLAAMTTLRGIALYSTKGFSVAIDPGTGFDFIGTGTLFDIPVPALIAVVVSAAGYVYLNRARYGRRVIAVGSNAEAARRAGMPTLRIKASVFLLTGLASAVAGLILASRLGSGSSNAAVGFELDVIAAVVLGGTSLMGGRATIIGTVLGSLTIAVIGNGLILMHISPFFTQIITGAIILGAIWLNTRVFGNYKSAKK encoded by the coding sequence ATGAGCACCACATCGTATACCGAGCGCGAACTCGGGTCGCGCTCGCGCGACTACTTCGCCGCGCATGCACAGGTGTTGTCGATCGCTGCATTCTTTGTGGGTTGCTGTGTGTTCTTCTCGCTCGGCAGCGCGAATTTCCTTTCCGCGAGCAATGCGCTGAACATCCTGCGGCAGCTTGCGCCGATCCTGGTGGTCGGGATCGCAATGACGTTCGTCATCACAACGGGCGGCATCGATCTGTCGGTTGGCTCGATGGCAGCGCTGAGCAACGCGCTGGTGGCGATTCTGATCCAGCATGGCGTGCCATGGCCCGTCGCGGTGCTGGCCACGTTACTGCTCGGCGGGGCGATCGGCTGGCTGCAGGGCTGGATTTCAGCGAGCCAGGCGATTCCGTCGTTTATCGTGACGCTCGCGGCCATGACGACATTGCGCGGCATCGCGCTGTATTCGACCAAGGGCTTTTCGGTCGCTATCGATCCCGGCACGGGCTTCGATTTTATCGGCACGGGCACGCTGTTCGATATTCCGGTGCCGGCGTTGATTGCAGTCGTGGTATCGGCGGCCGGCTATGTCTATCTGAATCGCGCGCGTTACGGCAGACGCGTGATCGCAGTCGGCTCGAATGCGGAAGCGGCGCGGCGGGCCGGTATGCCAACGCTGCGGATCAAGGCCTCGGTGTTTCTGCTAACCGGACTCGCGTCCGCGGTCGCAGGCCTGATTCTCGCCTCGCGCCTCGGTTCGGGTTCCTCGAATGCGGCGGTTGGCTTCGAACTCGACGTGATCGCGGCCGTCGTGCTTGGCGGTACGTCGCTGATGGGCGGACGCGCGACGATCATCGGCACGGTTCTCGGTTCGCTGACCATTGCGGTGATCGGCAACGGACTGATCCTTATGCATATCTCACCGTTTTTCACGCAGATCATCACGGGCGCGATCATTCTCGGCGCGATCTGGCTGAACACACGCGTGTTCGGCAATTACAAGTCGGCAAAGAAATAG
- a CDS encoding LacI family DNA-binding transcriptional regulator translates to MTQRRFVPGLKDVARTAGVSMTTVSRYLNADLVLPADTAQRIDAAIRQLGYVPNLHARSLGRGRSDTVGLVIPDIANPFFAMLAAAVEQAAEAKGLGVLLSATSNSANRELQYVTRMRRNQVSGLLFVSAHHHTSELAQALNDTRGLVLIDEDIPGVQCAKVLCDNCRGGWLAGEHLTEQGHRRIAFIGGPSELASTRERFAGLRDAAAAASAEIAFELYGPYSAAQGEDAARALLSVGRPPTAVFVSSGEIAFGLLDALNRAGVAVPERLSLVVFDDAGPLHLFNPPLTAIRQPIAEMGTRAVDLVLAASHGDAAQPEVRLPVELVKRASVAPPSSMSSASFA, encoded by the coding sequence GTGACGCAACGCCGTTTCGTACCCGGTCTGAAGGATGTCGCCCGCACTGCGGGCGTCTCGATGACGACCGTTTCGCGGTACCTGAACGCGGATCTCGTGCTGCCCGCCGACACCGCGCAGCGCATCGATGCGGCGATCCGGCAACTCGGCTATGTCCCGAACCTGCATGCACGCAGTCTTGGACGCGGCCGCTCGGACACGGTCGGGCTCGTGATTCCCGACATCGCGAATCCGTTCTTTGCGATGCTCGCCGCGGCGGTCGAGCAGGCGGCAGAAGCGAAAGGCCTCGGCGTGTTGCTGAGCGCGACTTCGAACAGCGCGAACCGCGAGCTGCAATACGTGACGCGCATGCGGCGCAATCAGGTGAGCGGTCTGCTGTTCGTGAGCGCGCATCACCACACGAGCGAACTCGCGCAAGCGCTGAACGACACGCGCGGGCTCGTGCTGATCGACGAAGACATTCCAGGCGTGCAGTGCGCGAAAGTGCTGTGCGACAACTGTCGCGGCGGATGGCTTGCCGGCGAGCATCTGACGGAACAGGGCCACCGGCGCATCGCGTTCATCGGTGGGCCGTCGGAACTCGCGAGCACACGCGAGCGCTTCGCCGGATTGCGCGACGCGGCAGCGGCAGCCAGCGCGGAAATCGCGTTCGAACTGTATGGACCGTATTCGGCCGCGCAAGGCGAAGACGCCGCGCGTGCGCTGCTGAGCGTCGGCCGGCCACCGACGGCGGTATTCGTGTCGAGTGGCGAGATCGCATTCGGGCTGCTCGATGCACTGAACCGCGCCGGCGTGGCGGTGCCGGAGCGCCTGTCGCTCGTCGTGTTCGACGATGCGGGCCCGCTGCATCTGTTCAATCCGCCATTGACGGCGATCCGGCAGCCGATCGCCGAAATGGGCACGCGCGCCGTCGATCTCGTGCTGGCCGCCTCGCACGGTGACGCCGCACAGCCGGAAGTCCGTTTGCCGGTGGAACTCGTAAAACGCGCATCGGTGGCGCCGCCGTCGTCCATGTCGTCAGCTTCGTTTGCTTGA
- a CDS encoding DUF4148 domain-containing protein produces MKSLVNIVCAAVILVPLTSHATESITRAQVIKELEQLEAAGYNPGEADDSYPATLERAQAVLLERQGIEAASYGPDMQGATQSGH; encoded by the coding sequence ATGAAATCCCTAGTCAATATTGTTTGCGCGGCCGTCATTCTCGTCCCGCTGACGTCGCATGCGACCGAGTCCATCACGCGCGCTCAGGTAATCAAAGAACTTGAGCAGCTGGAAGCGGCGGGCTACAACCCCGGTGAGGCTGACGACAGCTACCCGGCAACGTTGGAACGAGCTCAGGCAGTCCTCCTCGAGCGGCAAGGAATCGAGGCAGCTTCATACGGGCCGGATATGCAAGGCGCAACGCAATCGGGTCACTAA
- a CDS encoding TenA family protein, with the protein MTTPHSQETHSARLLASATDVWQAMQEHRFVVDIERDRLPADAFTRYLSYEGRFVETAMAIFGYALVKADTIAHKHWLIGVLHALSTEQVPYFERTIAALDLPPSYHDVPLPAAVSAFDSGMLDIARNGTYEEVIVSMLAAEWMYGTWCTRANRAPASNPFVREWVALHAEPTFLGQVQWLRAQVDGWSAQRFDFERSSTIFRKVLALEIDFHSAAYGG; encoded by the coding sequence ATGACAACACCCCACTCGCAGGAAACGCATTCGGCACGCCTGCTCGCATCCGCGACGGATGTGTGGCAGGCGATGCAGGAACATCGTTTCGTGGTCGACATCGAGCGCGACAGGCTGCCGGCCGATGCATTCACTCGGTATCTGTCGTACGAAGGACGCTTCGTCGAAACGGCGATGGCGATCTTCGGCTACGCGCTGGTGAAGGCCGATACGATCGCGCACAAGCACTGGCTGATCGGCGTGCTGCATGCGCTATCGACCGAGCAGGTGCCGTACTTCGAGCGCACGATCGCCGCGCTCGATCTGCCGCCTTCGTACCACGATGTGCCGTTGCCGGCTGCTGTCAGCGCGTTCGATTCGGGCATGCTCGATATCGCGCGAAACGGCACTTACGAAGAGGTCATCGTATCGATGCTCGCGGCCGAATGGATGTACGGCACCTGGTGCACGCGCGCGAATCGGGCGCCCGCCAGCAACCCGTTTGTGCGCGAATGGGTCGCGCTGCATGCGGAGCCGACCTTCCTTGGCCAGGTGCAATGGCTTAGGGCGCAGGTCGATGGATGGTCCGCGCAACGTTTCGACTTCGAGCGCAGCAGCACGATCTTTCGCAAGGTGCTCGCGCTCGAGATCGATTTCCACAGCGCGGCTTATGGCGGTTGA
- a CDS encoding ribokinase, with translation MKVANRLFVVGNAVSDLTLRVERAAHAGESILADSMQRAPGGKGLNQAVAAHRAGAAVVFHASIGDDGDGADIAARLDEEGMHALRLVRHALPTDLSVLTVTRNGENSIITTAGCTRALDAAGLIAQIADITAADTLLMQGNLSLESTRDVIDHARGSGAAVIVNAAPWCWPDASALASCDGVIANEGEICAITGVDDPGLGASRLLAQGPRWVIVTLGARGVLIARGNERVRMPAASVVTVDTSGAGDVFCGVLAALYTSRREAVPFLRAIEYAQLAAAIAVGRHGTFSAIPSAGEMRRVMDSTRESTAR, from the coding sequence ATGAAGGTGGCAAACCGGCTGTTCGTGGTCGGCAATGCGGTGTCCGATCTGACCTTGAGGGTCGAGCGCGCGGCGCACGCGGGCGAATCGATTCTCGCCGACAGCATGCAGCGCGCGCCGGGCGGCAAGGGATTGAATCAGGCGGTGGCCGCGCATCGCGCGGGCGCCGCAGTCGTTTTTCACGCGAGCATTGGCGACGACGGCGACGGCGCGGATATCGCCGCGCGTCTCGACGAGGAGGGCATGCATGCACTACGCCTCGTGCGACACGCGCTGCCGACCGATCTCTCGGTACTCACGGTCACGCGCAACGGCGAAAACTCGATCATTACGACGGCAGGCTGCACGCGCGCGCTCGATGCGGCGGGGCTCATCGCGCAGATCGCCGATATCACGGCGGCAGACACGCTGCTGATGCAGGGCAATCTGTCGCTCGAGAGTACCCGTGATGTGATCGACCATGCCCGCGGTTCGGGCGCCGCGGTTATCGTCAACGCGGCGCCGTGGTGCTGGCCCGACGCATCGGCGCTTGCATCGTGCGACGGCGTGATCGCGAACGAGGGAGAGATTTGCGCCATCACCGGTGTCGATGATCCCGGGCTCGGCGCGTCGCGCCTGCTTGCGCAAGGCCCGCGCTGGGTGATCGTCACGCTCGGCGCGCGCGGAGTGCTGATCGCGCGCGGTAACGAGCGGGTTCGCATGCCGGCCGCGTCGGTCGTGACCGTCGATACGTCGGGCGCGGGTGATGTGTTCTGCGGTGTGCTGGCTGCGCTCTATACATCACGACGCGAAGCTGTGCCGTTCTTGCGTGCGATTGAATACGCGCAACTTGCCGCGGCGATCGCTGTCGGGCGGCATGGAACGTTTTCGGCGATTCCGTCGGCTGGGGAGATGCGGCGTGTAATGGATTCGACGCGCGAGAGCACTGCGCGATAA
- a CDS encoding ABC transporter substrate-binding protein, with protein sequence MTSRRTLLKASLGLASSAAWVPFHVRSAEVISPNLALANYTGSDREARILTAAKKEGQVSFYTTIAKSDLEPLLNPFEKKYGVKVNTWRAGDEQVVQRAVSEARAGRYTPDTVHVGSSFLDNLRQENLLQPAVSPMFADLLPGSVPEHRMWASTLLSVWVQSYNTNAIKKEDLPSSFGDLLLPKWKGKLGIESKSSDWFATVCQQMGTEKGIAFFKELIATNGISVRNGNSLLNNMVGSGEVPLALETYNYMPMQAKRKKAPIDWFLLQPAVARANGIALFKHAPHPAAGMLLYDYMLSADAQKILANMDYVPTHRNIPSPFQNSKMTPVDPTMSAAERNKWNDLFNHLFLG encoded by the coding sequence ATGACTAGCCGACGTACCCTATTGAAAGCGAGTTTGGGACTAGCATCGAGCGCGGCATGGGTGCCGTTCCATGTCAGATCGGCCGAGGTCATTTCGCCGAACCTTGCACTGGCGAACTACACCGGATCGGATCGCGAAGCCCGAATTCTCACAGCCGCAAAAAAAGAAGGGCAAGTCAGTTTTTACACTACGATCGCCAAATCGGATCTCGAACCGTTGTTGAATCCGTTTGAGAAGAAATACGGCGTAAAGGTCAATACCTGGCGCGCAGGGGATGAGCAAGTCGTACAACGTGCCGTTTCAGAGGCACGAGCCGGTCGTTACACGCCAGACACCGTGCATGTCGGCTCCTCGTTCCTGGATAACTTGCGACAAGAGAACCTGCTGCAGCCTGCCGTATCACCCATGTTCGCGGATCTACTACCAGGATCGGTACCGGAACATCGTATGTGGGCGTCGACGCTGCTGTCCGTATGGGTCCAGTCCTACAATACTAATGCCATCAAGAAGGAAGACCTGCCCTCTTCATTTGGTGATTTGCTGCTGCCGAAATGGAAAGGAAAACTCGGCATCGAGTCGAAGAGCTCTGACTGGTTTGCGACGGTTTGTCAGCAGATGGGAACCGAAAAAGGCATTGCCTTCTTCAAAGAATTGATTGCCACCAATGGCATATCTGTCCGCAACGGCAACTCATTGCTGAACAATATGGTTGGCTCAGGCGAAGTGCCGCTTGCGCTCGAGACATACAACTACATGCCTATGCAGGCAAAGCGCAAAAAAGCGCCGATAGACTGGTTCCTGTTGCAGCCTGCGGTGGCGAGAGCGAATGGCATTGCGCTGTTCAAGCACGCGCCGCATCCCGCTGCGGGCATGTTGCTCTACGATTACATGCTCTCAGCGGACGCGCAGAAAATTCTGGCGAACATGGACTACGTTCCAACGCATCGGAATATCCCGTCACCGTTCCAGAATAGCAAGATGACGCCTGTGGATCCGACGATGTCGGCAGCCGAGCGCAACAAATGGAACGACCTCTTTAATCACCTGTTTCTAGGTTAG
- a CDS encoding ABC transporter substrate-binding protein: MNKTLRIAILCCALPFGLVARAQAAEPPTYALILINQQAVFFNQMRSGAEEEAKKLGAKLVVFNANDASSAQVNAIDDYIQQKVNGIAIDAIDVNAVRGALRNASTAGIPVVGVDAVLPPGPQKAQVGVDNVVGAKQMATHFLDYVQKNLHGSAQVGVVGALSSVIQNTRQKGFVDALAANPKVKIVGVVDGQNTQDVALSAAENLLTANPDLDAIYATGEPAMLGAIAAVQAQGRAGKVKVIGWDLAPEVIRGIERGVVLGVVQQDPSAMGRAAIDVLSSAHQGKPVQAVVATPLTIVTKANVNAYRSQFAAK; encoded by the coding sequence ATGAACAAGACATTACGTATTGCGATCCTGTGTTGTGCTTTGCCGTTTGGCCTCGTTGCACGCGCACAGGCTGCCGAGCCTCCGACCTACGCGCTCATTCTGATTAACCAGCAGGCCGTGTTCTTCAACCAGATGCGCAGCGGCGCCGAAGAGGAAGCGAAGAAGCTCGGCGCGAAGCTCGTCGTCTTCAACGCGAACGATGCATCGTCGGCGCAGGTGAATGCGATCGACGACTACATCCAGCAGAAGGTGAACGGCATTGCAATCGATGCGATCGACGTGAATGCCGTACGCGGCGCTTTGCGCAACGCAAGCACGGCGGGCATTCCGGTGGTCGGCGTCGACGCGGTGCTGCCGCCGGGGCCGCAGAAGGCACAGGTTGGTGTCGACAACGTAGTCGGTGCGAAACAGATGGCCACGCATTTTCTCGACTACGTCCAGAAGAATCTGCATGGCAGCGCGCAGGTCGGCGTGGTCGGCGCCCTGAGTTCGGTGATCCAGAACACGCGCCAGAAGGGTTTTGTCGATGCGCTTGCGGCCAATCCCAAGGTGAAAATCGTCGGTGTCGTCGATGGACAGAATACGCAGGACGTCGCCTTGTCCGCGGCCGAAAACCTGTTGACCGCCAACCCCGATCTCGACGCGATCTATGCGACCGGCGAGCCGGCCATGCTCGGTGCGATCGCGGCGGTGCAGGCGCAGGGCCGCGCAGGGAAGGTCAAGGTGATCGGCTGGGATCTCGCGCCGGAGGTGATTCGAGGCATCGAACGGGGCGTGGTGCTCGGCGTCGTGCAGCAGGACCCGTCCGCCATGGGCCGCGCGGCGATCGATGTGCTCAGCAGCGCGCATCAGGGCAAACCGGTGCAGGCCGTCGTGGCGACGCCGCTCACGATTGTCACGAAGGCGAACGTGAATGCCTATCGCAGCCAGTTCGCGGCCAAGTAG
- a CDS encoding DUF4148 domain-containing protein: protein MKSLINLAFAVALIAPVLSHAASPVTRAQVRAELIDLEDAGYNPVDDNHYPQNLKRAETIVARQNGANTAYGSDTAGASQSGAVVRSNEK, encoded by the coding sequence ATGAAATCGCTCATCAATCTTGCCTTCGCGGTTGCTCTCATCGCTCCGGTGCTATCGCACGCTGCTTCACCGGTTACGCGCGCACAGGTGCGCGCGGAATTGATTGATCTTGAAGATGCGGGCTACAACCCCGTCGATGACAACCACTATCCGCAGAATCTGAAGCGCGCGGAGACTATCGTCGCGCGACAAAACGGTGCGAACACCGCGTACGGTTCGGACACCGCCGGAGCATCGCAATCCGGTGCAGTGGTGCGATCAAACGAAAAGTGA
- a CDS encoding MFS transporter has translation MKRDINRWWTVFGGAVCVSVGAGVLSAFMFGMFIKAIAAENHWSRAQVSLGLTVFEFSMGPGTILLGSLIDKMGVRRPTLLFLILFAASTALVGVLPASPWIFALAFVAVGLFAPSTNALPYAKVICTRFDRQRGLALGLMVGGTAIGAMFMPHYAGYLLRHFGWRAGYFGVAALMAMFSVPALYFLVKMPPGVDEELVRKAHVARGELPSLWTLFLKDRTFRLLGLSIFCVSGVLLALLSQLVPMMTDRGETVATAATMLSIAGLTSAVGRLLAGWLMDRVHAPYCAALSFSLTLVGVLILAMGATGSAAMMAAALIGVSMGAEADIITFIVSRYFDLRLFGRVSGAMWMAWGWGAGIMIFASGLSFDLTHSYKIALWTFSGFISIAAVSIIRLGPYVYPEQRDPKRAALDASATA, from the coding sequence GTGAAACGCGATATTAATAGATGGTGGACTGTATTCGGCGGCGCGGTCTGCGTTTCAGTCGGTGCAGGCGTGTTGTCGGCATTCATGTTCGGCATGTTTATCAAAGCGATCGCTGCCGAGAATCACTGGAGCCGTGCACAGGTTTCACTTGGCTTGACTGTCTTCGAATTTTCCATGGGGCCGGGGACAATCCTTCTCGGATCGCTTATCGACAAAATGGGGGTGCGTCGCCCTACGCTCCTGTTTCTGATCCTGTTTGCAGCGTCCACGGCGCTCGTCGGCGTGTTGCCGGCGTCTCCATGGATCTTTGCACTAGCATTCGTTGCGGTCGGTCTGTTTGCACCCAGCACGAACGCGTTGCCGTATGCGAAAGTCATTTGTACCCGCTTCGACCGCCAGCGTGGTCTCGCACTCGGTTTGATGGTCGGCGGCACAGCAATAGGTGCGATGTTCATGCCGCACTATGCTGGTTATCTGCTGAGGCACTTCGGTTGGCGTGCTGGCTATTTCGGCGTCGCTGCGTTAATGGCCATGTTTTCTGTGCCCGCACTTTACTTCCTCGTGAAAATGCCGCCAGGCGTAGACGAAGAGCTTGTGCGTAAGGCGCATGTCGCAAGAGGCGAGCTTCCATCGCTCTGGACGTTATTCCTCAAGGACCGCACGTTCCGTCTGCTAGGCCTTTCGATCTTCTGCGTGTCCGGTGTGCTGCTCGCGTTGCTTTCGCAGCTTGTACCGATGATGACCGATCGCGGCGAAACAGTCGCGACTGCCGCGACGATGCTGTCGATCGCCGGTTTAACATCCGCAGTCGGCCGTCTGTTGGCAGGATGGTTGATGGATCGGGTTCATGCGCCCTATTGTGCTGCGCTATCGTTCTCGCTGACCCTCGTTGGTGTTCTCATTCTCGCAATGGGCGCGACCGGCTCCGCAGCAATGATGGCTGCTGCACTAATCGGCGTTTCGATGGGCGCGGAAGCGGACATCATTACGTTTATCGTGAGCCGCTATTTCGATTTGCGCCTGTTTGGCCGGGTAAGCGGGGCGATGTGGATGGCGTGGGGATGGGGTGCCGGCATCATGATCTTTGCCTCCGGACTATCGTTCGACCTCACACACTCGTACAAGATCGCCCTCTGGACGTTCTCCGGCTTCATTTCGATTGCCGCAGTCTCGATCATACGTCTCGGGCCCTACGTGTATCCGGAACAGCGTGACCCTAAGCGAGCTGCACTCGATGCGAGCGCGACAGCCTGA
- a CDS encoding BtpA/SgcQ family protein: MNTQSKPVFRTKPNAIETLFGKRKAVLGMIHCLPLPGAPRYEGQPIGEIVEFAVNEAKAYAQFGLDGLVVENHGDIPFSKPEDLGPETAASMAVVADAVRRAVGLPVGINVLANGALQALAVAKAAGATFVRVNQWANAYVANEGFIEGPAALATRYRARLRAQDIQVFADVHVKHGAHAITADRSLAELARDVEFFDADAAIVTGQRTGDSATMDELRAIAQGTSLPVVIGSGVNPSNVGELFTVADAVIVASFLKRDGVWWNPVDRDRVATFMKEAVKARA; this comes from the coding sequence ATGAATACTCAAAGCAAACCGGTTTTCAGGACCAAGCCCAACGCCATCGAGACGTTGTTCGGCAAGCGTAAGGCGGTGCTCGGCATGATTCATTGTCTGCCGCTGCCGGGCGCGCCGCGCTATGAGGGGCAACCGATCGGCGAGATCGTCGAGTTTGCGGTGAACGAAGCGAAGGCTTACGCGCAGTTCGGACTGGATGGCCTCGTTGTCGAAAACCATGGCGACATTCCATTTTCGAAACCCGAGGATCTCGGCCCCGAGACTGCCGCATCGATGGCGGTCGTAGCCGATGCGGTGCGTCGCGCGGTCGGCCTGCCGGTCGGCATCAACGTGCTCGCGAATGGCGCGCTGCAGGCGCTCGCGGTGGCTAAAGCGGCCGGCGCGACCTTCGTACGCGTTAATCAGTGGGCCAATGCGTATGTCGCAAACGAGGGCTTTATCGAAGGGCCGGCGGCGCTCGCAACGCGGTATCGCGCCCGGTTGCGCGCGCAGGATATTCAGGTGTTCGCTGACGTGCATGTCAAACATGGCGCGCATGCGATCACGGCGGATCGGTCGCTCGCGGAACTTGCGCGCGATGTCGAATTCTTCGATGCCGATGCGGCGATTGTCACCGGTCAGCGCACCGGCGATTCCGCGACGATGGACGAGCTGCGCGCGATTGCGCAAGGCACGTCGTTGCCGGTGGTGATCGGCTCGGGTGTTAATCCGTCGAATGTCGGCGAGCTGTTCACCGTTGCCGATGCGGTGATCGTCGCGAGCTTTCTGAAGCGGGACGGCGTGTGGTGGAACCCGGTCGATCGCGACCGTGTCGCGACGTTCATGAAAGAAGCCGTAAAGGCGCGCGCATGA
- a CDS encoding ATP-binding cassette domain-containing protein, producing the protein MNPLTPSRESAAAQASRVPVLALKGIRKNFGSFPALRGVDLDLYAGECLGLIGDNAAGKSTLTKVMAGTYLPDDGAIYMEGEEVRLTGPADARARHIEMVYQDLSLCDTVDVAGNLFLGREICKGGMLQRKRMLTEARALLERLKIRIPNLSNTVEQLSGGQRQSIAIARAASFAPRVLIMDEPTSALAVAEVDAVLELINRVKAQGVAVVLITHRLQDLFRVCDRIAVMYEGTKIAERRLEETTLEDLVQLIVGGRHG; encoded by the coding sequence ATGAACCCGCTTACTCCGTCGCGGGAGTCCGCTGCCGCGCAGGCTTCGCGTGTGCCCGTGCTCGCGCTGAAGGGCATTCGCAAGAACTTCGGTTCGTTTCCGGCGCTGCGCGGCGTCGATCTCGATCTGTATGCGGGCGAATGTCTCGGTTTGATCGGCGATAACGCGGCCGGCAAGTCGACGCTGACCAAGGTGATGGCGGGCACCTATCTGCCCGATGACGGCGCGATCTATATGGAAGGCGAGGAGGTGCGTCTCACTGGTCCGGCCGATGCACGCGCCCGCCACATCGAAATGGTTTATCAGGACCTGAGTCTGTGCGACACGGTCGACGTGGCGGGCAACCTGTTTCTCGGCCGCGAGATCTGCAAGGGTGGCATGTTGCAGCGCAAGCGCATGCTGACTGAAGCGCGCGCGCTGCTCGAGCGGCTCAAGATTCGCATTCCGAATCTGAGTAATACGGTTGAACAACTGTCCGGCGGGCAGCGGCAATCGATTGCGATCGCCCGTGCCGCGTCATTTGCACCGCGTGTGCTGATCATGGACGAGCCGACCTCGGCGCTTGCGGTCGCCGAGGTAGACGCAGTGCTCGAACTGATCAACCGGGTGAAGGCACAGGGCGTGGCCGTCGTGCTCATTACGCATCGGCTGCAGGACCTGTTTCGTGTCTGCGACCGGATCGCAGTGATGTACGAGGGGACGAAGATCGCGGAGCGCCGTCTCGAAGAAACCACCCTTGAGGATCTGGTCCAGTTGATTGTCGGAGGGAGGCACGGATGA
- a CDS encoding porin has product MSKWIFASFVGAMLAVLSTTCGAQNVALYGELDAGLAYVSNVNGNPQYRATSGLIDGSYWGLQGNEELGGGSRAVFRLERGFSATSGEDFNDHPAYVGLQSDALGTLTVGHQYDLIHDDFAPYTLTGGTGGTAFAHPFDNDNANNTYLARNSIKYASSSFGGFSFGGMYAFSNGAGAFANNRAYSIGASYQGGALSAGAAWLHANGRGNTADGAYDPVVLPGLNTDVFDANVQTQNTYGVGASLTMGDFVFGAAWSRSTYSGVVNIESGDASPSVGFSNYEVNGVYQLTPAVSLAGMYSYTKGSGAHWNEAALQASYALSKRTDAYVEAIYQRASSGAPAVINANDPSSSSSQLMIATGIRHHF; this is encoded by the coding sequence ATGAGTAAATGGATCTTCGCTTCATTCGTTGGTGCAATGCTTGCCGTCCTTAGCACTACTTGTGGCGCGCAAAACGTAGCGTTGTACGGTGAACTTGACGCAGGGCTCGCTTACGTCAGCAACGTGAACGGCAATCCGCAATACCGTGCAACGTCTGGATTGATCGACGGTAGCTACTGGGGCTTGCAAGGGAACGAAGAACTTGGTGGTGGATCAAGAGCAGTGTTCCGTCTTGAGCGCGGCTTCTCAGCTACGTCAGGCGAAGACTTCAACGACCACCCGGCCTATGTAGGGCTTCAGTCGGATGCACTTGGGACGCTAACGGTCGGCCATCAGTACGACCTTATTCACGATGACTTCGCGCCGTACACGCTCACCGGTGGCACAGGGGGAACGGCATTCGCGCACCCATTCGATAACGACAATGCCAACAACACTTACCTCGCGCGCAACTCGATAAAGTATGCGAGTTCCTCGTTCGGTGGTTTCAGCTTCGGTGGCATGTACGCGTTCTCGAACGGCGCCGGGGCATTCGCGAACAACCGCGCGTACAGCATTGGCGCGAGCTATCAGGGCGGTGCACTCAGTGCGGGGGCGGCGTGGCTGCATGCGAATGGCCGCGGCAATACGGCGGACGGCGCCTACGATCCGGTTGTCCTGCCGGGTTTGAACACGGATGTGTTCGATGCCAACGTGCAGACGCAGAACACCTACGGCGTCGGAGCGAGTTTAACTATGGGTGATTTTGTCTTCGGCGCGGCCTGGTCTCGTTCGACCTATTCCGGTGTGGTCAACATTGAATCTGGTGATGCCAGTCCATCAGTTGGTTTCAGCAACTATGAAGTCAACGGTGTTTACCAGTTGACGCCCGCTGTGTCGCTCGCGGGTATGTACTCGTACACGAAGGGATCAGGTGCGCACTGGAACGAGGCCGCGTTGCAGGCGAGCTATGCGCTATCGAAGCGCACCGATGCGTATGTCGAAGCGATCTACCAACGGGCTTCGTCGGGTGCGCCAGCAGTTATCAACGCAAATGACCCTTCGTCAAGCTCCAGCCAGTTGATGATCGCAACGGGTATTCGACACCATTTCTAA